The sequence CCGGAGGTAACGGAGCATCCGCCCGACGGCGTGCTCTAGGACCTGACCGACCTAGCGCGTTCGCAGGTGACCGAGTTCGTTCCACACGAGCTCGGTGCCGTCTTCGTGATAAGCCCCGTCGAGGAAGACCACGTGCAGATGCGGATTGAGCCGCATGTCGCCGGACGTGCGTTGCACGACGGTCACCGCGCCGCTCTTGACCGCGCCGCACGCGCCTCGGCGCGCGGCGCGCTCTTCGTAGAACCGCTCCACGCTCTCGACGAAGATGCGGGTCAGCACGCCGAACGACGCCCCGTCCTGGGCGAGCCTGCGCCGCCACGGAAACGGAAACGTCAACACCCACGGACGGTGCGCCACCTCGGGCAGGACGTCCTCGATCAGGTTCGCCGCCGTGGCACACATGCGTCGGCCCAGACACGACGGGCAGAAGCCGCGTCCTTTACAGCTGAAGGCCACCAGCCGACTCTCTTCGCAGCGCTCGCACCGGAGCCGCGCGAACCCGCGGCAGAGCAGTCCGCAGTCGAGGTAGGCTTCGAGCTCCTTCTTCGCGTGCTTGGGTGTCCGGACGGCGATGGCGCCGTCGTCGATGGCCCCGTACAGCGTCTCCACGTTGTCGCGGGAGGCGCGGGCGGCGTAGCGCCGGGGGGGCGTCAGTCCTTGTCGTCCGGCTGCGCCACATTGTCCGGCACGCCCAGGGCGACCGGGCCCATCCCCTTGCTCTTGAACTGGTTGTGCCAGAGGCTCTTGCCGGTGAGCGAGAAACACTCCACCTCGCCCTGCTTGGCGACGAAGAGCCGGTCTCCCTCCAGGAGGAGCGTGGCGCGGCCCTGCGTGGCCGCCTTCACCTCCCAGAGCAGCTCGCCCGTCGGGTAATGCAGACAGGCGACGCGGCTGAAGCTCGCCGCGTAGATCGCCGCAGGCGTGATCAGGAGCGCTGTGGAAGAGAAACCGACCCCGGCCTGCTTGTACTCCCAGAGCACGCGCCCGGTGGCCGGGTCGACGCCGAAGATCTGATCCCGGAACGCCGCCACCAGCACCGGCGCCGCCGTGATTGTTCGGTATTCGCTCATACGTCCCCTCGCTTCCTGATTGCGTCCAGCGAGCTATCAGCGGGGGGGCGGCGCGGCAAGCTGCGAGCACGTGCGGGGTCGCGAGCCGCGCGCACGGCGAAGATGCGAGCTCGCATGGGCTCCTGGCGGAAAGGTGATGCGGGGAGCGAGCTCATCTCAAGCGGCTCCTCGCTGCGCTCCTCCGGCGCAATGGTAGTCTATCGGAACACCTCGGAGAGCGCGGGGGTGGCTCCGCTCGCGGAGGGCTCGGGGCCGCTCGCGGCGGCGTCACGGGCTCGCGAGGCGGGGACCGATCTCTCGTTCTACGAGGTCGTCCTCGTGGACGAGCTCGAGACCCCGATCGCCGGCGTGCCCGGCGACCGGCCGGAACTCAAAGGGATCACGGTGCTTTCTCTCCGCCATCACCGGATCGCCGGTCACCACCGCCTTGAACGCTCCACCCTCGAGGCGCTCTCCGCTGGGCGTTTTCGACACGAAGTTAGCCAGTTTCCCTTCTGGCGCAGACAGCGCAAATCGCTCGGTCCACCGTTGCGGCAGAAGGCTCGCGAGTGCTTCCGGCGGAAACATCGCCCTCACGAGGTTGATCCCCGCGCTCTTGCCGTTCCCGCCCTCGCCAAATAGAATCGGGCAGCGCTGAAATCTGACGGCGTCGCCAGCGCAATGTAGGCAATATTACATATCCGAGTGGACTCGTTGGATCTGTTGGTATTTATACGCGGATCAGTGGATCGTATTTCTTGTACGTTATGCCAACTGCCGGTCGTTGGCGGAAAATTCTTGACAGGCCGGAATGGCTCCGCGCGGGCTATCCTCGGTGGCATGCCAGCGCGAACGCTTGGACGGCCTCGAGCTCGTCAAGGCGAGCCCGCGGCGCCGCGAACGTCGCGACGAGCACCGGCGGTCCCTCGGGCCGCTCCTTTTCGCCGTCGTCCCGTCAGCTGGAGACAGCCAGTCTTTCGATCCATTCCAATACTTATTACACGGAGTTGAGATTGCCATGCTCAGCAATAAAGTCGTTTTGATCACCGGGGCCACATCGGGAATCGGGGCCGCGACAGCGATCGCGGCGGCGCGGGCCGGCGCCAAGGTGGTGCTGGCCGCGCGACGCCAGGAGATGGGCGACGCGCTCGTGGCCCGCATCAAGGTGGAGGGTGGAAACGCGCTGTTCGTCCGCACCGACGTCACCGTCGAGGCGGACATCCAGGCTCTGATCGAGCGCACCGTGGAGGCCCATGGGCGGCTGGACAGCGTCTTCAACAACGCCGGTATCGCCACCGCGCTCGGGCCGCTCGCGGACGTGCCGGTCGCCGATTACCTCGCTCTCATGCAGGTCAACCTGCACAGCATCTATCTGTGCATGAGGTATCAAGTGCCCATCATGAAGAAGGGCGGCGGCGGCTCGATCGTCAACTGCGGCTCGATCGCCTCCACGGTCTCTGCGCCCGGGTTCGGCGTCTATGCCGCGACCAAGCACGCGATCCTCGGCCTCACCAAGTCTGCGGCCATCGACTACGCGGCGGACAAGATTCGCGTCAACGCCATCCTGCCCGGCCCGGTGGAGACCGAGATCTGGGATCATATGCAAAGCGGCGAGCAGGTGCTCGACGCCTTCGGGGCGGCCACGCTGATGAAGCGGTACGCGCACCCAGACGAGATCGCTCGACCGGCGGTCTTCCTGCTGTCCGACTGGTCGTCGTACATGACCGGCACGCAGCTGACCGTGGACGGCGGCTACACCGCAGTGTGACCCGGGGCAG comes from Sorangium aterium and encodes:
- a CDS encoding transposase zinc-binding domain-containing protein, which gives rise to METLYGAIDDGAIAVRTPKHAKKELEAYLDCGLLCRGFARLRCERCEESRLVAFSCKGRGFCPSCLGRRMCATAANLIEDVLPEVAHRPWVLTFPFPWRRRLAQDGASFGVLTRIFVESVERFYEERAARRGACGAVKSGAVTVVQRTSGDMRLNPHLHVVFLDGAYHEDGTELVWNELGHLRTR
- a CDS encoding outer membrane protein assembly factor BamB family protein; its protein translation is MSEYRTITAAPVLVAAFRDQIFGVDPATGRVLWEYKQAGVGFSSTALLITPAAIYAASFSRVACLHYPTGELLWEVKAATQGRATLLLEGDRLFVAKQGEVECFSLTGKSLWHNQFKSKGMGPVALGVPDNVAQPDDKD
- a CDS encoding DUF5906 domain-containing protein → MLFGEGGNGKSAGINLVRAMFPPEALASLLPQRWTERFALSAPEGKLANFVSKTPSGERLEGGAFKAVVTGDPVMAERKHRDPFEFRPVAGHAGDRGLELVHEDDLVEREIGPRLASP
- a CDS encoding SDR family NAD(P)-dependent oxidoreductase, whose product is MDGLELVKASPRRRERRDEHRRSLGPLLFAVVPSAGDSQSFDPFQYLLHGVEIAMLSNKVVLITGATSGIGAATAIAAARAGAKVVLAARRQEMGDALVARIKVEGGNALFVRTDVTVEADIQALIERTVEAHGRLDSVFNNAGIATALGPLADVPVADYLALMQVNLHSIYLCMRYQVPIMKKGGGGSIVNCGSIASTVSAPGFGVYAATKHAILGLTKSAAIDYAADKIRVNAILPGPVETEIWDHMQSGEQVLDAFGAATLMKRYAHPDEIARPAVFLLSDWSSYMTGTQLTVDGGYTAV